A part of Methanobacterium bryantii genomic DNA contains:
- a CDS encoding DUF5518 domain-containing protein — protein MIDWKAVIIGFLVSLVLGTLLSFVIPVVGGLISSLVAGIIVGYMVNINLTNGAVNSAIMGLLGGLIESIIIIILGAAFAGIIGLLVAALGVIVVLVLTIIHVIIAVIGGVIGSVIRGNTY, from the coding sequence ATGATTGATTGGAAAGCCGTTATTATCGGATTTTTGGTGTCTCTTGTCCTTGGAACACTGCTTAGCTTTGTTATTCCTGTTGTGGGCGGGCTTATTTCATCACTTGTTGCAGGTATAATTGTTGGTTACATGGTTAACATTAATTTAACTAACGGCGCTGTAAATAGTGCTATTATGGGCCTTTTAGGTGGATTAATAGAATCAATAATCATCATCATATTAGGTGCGGCCTTTGCAGGGATCATTGGACTGCTTGTTGCAGCTCTTGGTGTCATTGTGGTTTTAGTGCTTACCATAATTCATGTGATAATTGCTGTAATTGGCGGTGTAATCGGGTCTGTAATTAGAGGAAATACATATTAA